A genome region from Candidatus Binatia bacterium includes the following:
- a CDS encoding choice-of-anchor tandem repeat GloVer-containing protein: MSRLSQARVRPAATDFRWIYGFKGAPDGRLPFAPLAVRDGAFYGTTERGGANDKGTVYEVKADGSERVLYSFSGPPSDGAYPTAGLIAGAGVLYGVTQKGGANDRGTFFEIKGDGTYRVLYSFSDAKGSLPKSDLIAVGGVFFGTTETGGTDNFGTVFSMTPDGHEHVLHNFTGQHGGGRDGRAPEGRLVLLDRNLYGTTSAGGAYDRGTVFEIASDGKERVLYSFEGNDTGYYPESGPTVVDGSLYGATLRGGSGDAGAIYEVKTNGSERVVHSFPRSGVEGTNPRSELARFKSLLYGTASSGGFNRDGTVFEVSPDGAFRVVHHFKGFVSTHPWAGLVAHGGSLYGTTKGGPQRDGNGGVYEITP; this comes from the coding sequence GTGTCTCGCCTTTCGCAGGCACGAGTGCGGCCGGCGGCGACGGACTTTCGCTGGATCTACGGTTTCAAGGGGGCGCCCGACGGACGCTTGCCGTTTGCGCCGCTCGCCGTTCGCGACGGCGCCTTTTACGGCACGACTGAGCGCGGCGGCGCCAACGACAAGGGTACGGTGTACGAAGTGAAGGCCGACGGCAGCGAACGCGTGCTTTACAGCTTCTCGGGACCGCCCTCGGACGGTGCGTACCCGACGGCCGGTCTGATCGCAGGCGCCGGCGTTCTCTACGGCGTTACGCAAAAAGGCGGAGCGAACGACCGCGGCACGTTCTTCGAGATCAAAGGCGATGGGACGTATCGCGTCCTGTACAGCTTCTCGGATGCGAAAGGCAGCCTTCCGAAGAGCGATCTCATCGCGGTCGGCGGCGTGTTCTTCGGCACGACCGAAACCGGTGGAACGGATAACTTCGGCACGGTGTTTTCCATGACGCCCGACGGGCACGAGCACGTGCTGCATAACTTTACCGGTCAGCATGGGGGTGGGCGCGACGGCCGCGCGCCCGAAGGCCGGCTGGTGCTCTTGGATCGGAACCTCTACGGCACGACCAGCGCCGGCGGCGCGTACGATCGAGGGACCGTCTTTGAGATCGCATCCGACGGAAAAGAACGCGTGCTGTACAGCTTCGAGGGCAACGACACCGGCTACTACCCGGAGAGCGGGCCGACGGTCGTCGACGGTTCGCTGTACGGAGCCACACTCCGTGGCGGGAGCGGCGATGCCGGTGCGATCTATGAAGTGAAAACGAATGGCTCGGAACGGGTCGTGCATTCGTTTCCCCGCAGCGGCGTAGAGGGCACGAATCCTCGCTCGGAGCTCGCGCGCTTCAAGAGTTTACTTTACGGAACCGCCAGCAGTGGCGGATTTAATCGGGATGGGACCGTATTCGAAGTCAGTCCCGACGGCGCGTTCCGCGTGGTGCACCACTTCAAAGGCTTTGTCAGCACCCATCCTTGGGCGGGACTCGTCGCGCACGGCGGCAGCCTCTACGGCACGACCAAAGGGGGCCCCCAACGCGATGGCAACGGAGGCGTCTACGAGATAACGCCTTAA